One Candidatus Glassbacteria bacterium DNA window includes the following coding sequences:
- a CDS encoding efflux RND transporter periplasmic adaptor subunit, with amino-acid sequence MEMKKKMQPFTIAFIGIFLALAAGCQSNEGGSRSTTDHDENVQNEQAEHDEHGEDEEGQTVHLSEEEMEAFGIEIAAAGPGKLKVQISLPGEVTTDPSRLAHIVPQVAGVIRKVRKEIGDRVIRGEVMAILDSRELSDLKSVFLVAKEQVTLTETTFQREERLWKQSVSSERVYLEAKQALAKARIELEAAGQKLHALGFSEEYVHNLSFHQGVPFTRYEITAPFDGTVINKHTTLGEALTEDAEAFTVADLSIVWVSLTVYQKDLPYVHNGQPVIISSKQGNLKTDGIISFVSPILFEETRTATARVVLNNPEGLWRPGLFVNAMITVEETMVPLLVPKTALMTMDEETFVFVRTADGFELDPVKVGRKNGTHVEIISGLEEGQLYVSSGSFTLKSELEKASFGGEGHAH; translated from the coding sequence ATGGAAATGAAAAAAAAGATGCAACCTTTTACTATTGCCTTTATTGGAATTTTTCTGGCTTTGGCAGCAGGCTGTCAGTCGAATGAGGGTGGCAGTCGTTCGACTACCGATCATGATGAAAATGTTCAAAACGAGCAGGCGGAACATGATGAACATGGCGAGGACGAAGAAGGCCAAACAGTTCATTTGAGTGAAGAAGAAATGGAAGCTTTCGGTATCGAAATAGCTGCCGCAGGTCCAGGAAAACTTAAGGTGCAAATCTCTCTGCCCGGAGAAGTTACGACCGATCCAAGTCGGCTTGCTCACATCGTTCCACAAGTAGCAGGAGTGATACGTAAGGTTCGGAAGGAAATAGGTGATCGAGTAATAAGGGGCGAGGTAATGGCCATCCTGGATAGCCGTGAACTTTCGGACTTGAAGTCCGTATTTCTGGTCGCAAAGGAACAAGTTACTCTCACTGAAACAACTTTTCAGCGGGAAGAGCGGTTATGGAAACAAAGTGTTTCCTCCGAGCGGGTATACCTGGAGGCGAAACAGGCCCTGGCGAAAGCCAGGATTGAACTTGAAGCAGCAGGTCAAAAGCTTCATGCTTTGGGATTTTCTGAAGAATATGTGCACAATTTGTCTTTCCATCAGGGTGTGCCTTTTACTCGCTATGAAATTACTGCGCCTTTTGACGGCACTGTAATCAATAAGCATACTACCCTCGGGGAGGCGCTGACCGAAGATGCAGAAGCTTTTACTGTTGCAGACCTGAGTATTGTCTGGGTGAGCCTTACTGTTTACCAGAAGGATCTCCCCTATGTCCACAATGGTCAACCCGTCATCATATCAAGTAAACAGGGGAATTTGAAGACAGACGGTATTATCTCATTTGTCAGCCCCATTCTTTTTGAGGAAACCCGCACAGCAACGGCTCGGGTCGTACTCAACAATCCCGAGGGTCTTTGGCGCCCGGGACTTTTCGTTAACGCCATGATTACGGTGGAAGAGACCATGGTTCCCCTGCTGGTGCCGAAAACAGCGCTGATGACTATGGATGAGGAAACGTTCGTGTTTGTCCGCACAGCAGATGGTTTCGAGCTCGATCCTGTCAAGGTGGGTCGGAAGAACGGGACACATGTTGAAATAATTTCCGGCCTCGAAGAAGGCCAGCTTTATGTAAGCAGCGGATCCTTCACGCTGAAATCGGAACTGGAAAAAGCTTCATTTGGTGGAGAGGGACACGCTCATTAA
- a CDS encoding TolC family protein yields the protein MNPKQLYGQYFGGLLMAGTLILGLGVELVRADQLTKSEAIRIAIENNPEVTAARQNWEIAKARLIQARAFPDPELRLEYEELPGVSNIAGYGERNIGISQRVEFPLKWWLRNQVARKRSDAVRMAVFEMTKLEVATRVKTAFDRVLLAQEIHEYKKRDLRFAQDLLQKAKVRFEAGDVPELEVLRAEVETGRAENRVTIARNDLLVFRATLNSLLAREANSPMELNGDLASSPLEADLEKLKRLAIDLRPDMLGSELNLAAAQSNKSVAVLSIVPDLNIGVFRQSIRSSIERNNYWHVTFGMELPIWAMFRQRGEIVQAKAETALADAERNIVRYQLLLEVESAFLDLKAAEDRVQLYKDRILQVAERAYEVASLSYQEGKATYLELLESQRALTDTRVEYAQALFNHRAALAALERAVGGNLPE from the coding sequence ATGAATCCTAAACAATTATATGGGCAATATTTTGGTGGCTTACTGATGGCAGGTACTTTGATCCTCGGTCTGGGTGTTGAACTTGTTCGCGCCGATCAACTCACAAAGTCGGAGGCCATACGGATTGCGATTGAAAACAACCCGGAAGTTACAGCAGCACGACAGAACTGGGAAATCGCCAAGGCCCGGTTAATCCAGGCAAGAGCTTTCCCAGATCCGGAATTGAGACTGGAATATGAAGAGTTGCCAGGAGTTTCTAACATTGCTGGGTATGGCGAGCGCAATATCGGGATAAGCCAGAGAGTCGAGTTTCCGCTAAAATGGTGGCTACGAAACCAGGTAGCAAGAAAACGCTCAGATGCTGTTAGGATGGCGGTGTTTGAGATGACAAAATTGGAGGTAGCAACCCGGGTCAAGACTGCCTTTGACCGAGTACTTTTGGCGCAAGAAATCCATGAATACAAAAAACGGGATTTGCGATTTGCGCAAGATCTTCTGCAAAAGGCTAAAGTGCGTTTCGAAGCCGGTGATGTCCCGGAGCTTGAAGTTTTGAGGGCCGAAGTAGAAACCGGTCGAGCAGAAAATCGAGTGACAATTGCCAGGAACGATCTATTAGTATTCAGGGCGACATTGAACTCCTTGCTGGCTCGCGAGGCTAATAGCCCGATGGAATTGAATGGAGATTTAGCCTCCAGCCCGTTAGAGGCTGATCTTGAAAAACTAAAAAGGTTAGCGATTGATCTCCGTCCCGATATGCTGGGATCTGAACTCAACTTGGCCGCCGCACAGTCCAACAAATCTGTGGCTGTTTTGTCAATAGTTCCCGATTTGAATATTGGTGTTTTCCGTCAGAGTATCAGGAGTAGTATCGAGAGAAACAATTATTGGCATGTGACTTTTGGTATGGAATTGCCAATTTGGGCAATGTTCCGACAGCGTGGTGAAATAGTCCAGGCTAAAGCTGAGACAGCCTTGGCGGACGCTGAAAGGAATATAGTTCGTTACCAATTGCTTCTGGAGGTAGAGAGTGCGTTTCTGGATTTAAAGGCAGCAGAAGACCGAGTTCAATTATACAAGGATCGGATTCTGCAAGTGGCGGAAAGGGCCTATGAAGTTGCCAGTTTGAGCTACCAGGAAGGAAAGGCAACATATCTTGAACTATTGGAATCCCAAAGGGCCTTGACTGATACCCGTGTGGAATATGCGCAAGCATTATTCAATCATAGGGCAGCACTGGCTGCACTCGAACGTGCGGTCGGCGGCAATTTGCCTGAGTGA